From one Leptospira licerasiae serovar Varillal str. VAR 010 genomic stretch:
- a CDS encoding MarR family winged helix-turn-helix transcriptional regulator, whose protein sequence is MSKDKIFRYDRSDDSPGFLLWQVTNLWQREIRKVLEPLDLTHAQFVLLAVTHWLELHEEETTQIKIADRAKTDPMTTSTVLRTLESKKLVKRISHETDTRAKLVKTTSEGQKVLKQAVKVVEDFDEDFFSILGGKRKEMVGGLQILSRK, encoded by the coding sequence GTGTCGAAGGACAAAATATTCAGGTACGATAGATCCGACGATAGTCCCGGATTTTTATTATGGCAGGTTACGAATCTTTGGCAAAGAGAGATCCGAAAGGTTTTAGAACCTCTGGATCTGACCCATGCTCAATTCGTTCTTTTGGCCGTAACACATTGGTTGGAACTCCACGAAGAAGAGACAACCCAGATCAAGATTGCGGACAGAGCTAAAACGGATCCTATGACTACTTCTACCGTACTTAGAACTCTTGAATCTAAGAAGTTAGTAAAACGTATCTCTCATGAGACTGATACTCGTGCGAAATTAGTAAAGACCACTTCGGAGGGGCAGAAAGTCCTAAAACAAGCGGTCAAAGTAGTGGAAGATTTTGATGAAGACTTCTTTTCCATTTTAGGAGGGAAAAGAAAAGAAATGGTTGGTGGACTACAAATACTTTCCCGGAAATAG
- a CDS encoding EVE domain-containing protein, whose translation MSRYWIVVASKEHSLIGMSQGIIQACHGKKAPLARMKKGDWVLVYSSKENFGEKAPYKKFTSIGRIVDDSVYSFQMSPDFCPFRRNVTYYHAEEADILPLVPFLDFIPNKKSWGFPFRFGFLEIGPKDFGLISERMGISVEGQNIQVR comes from the coding sequence ATGAGTCGATATTGGATCGTAGTTGCCTCAAAGGAACATTCTCTTATCGGAATGTCCCAAGGAATTATTCAAGCTTGTCACGGTAAAAAGGCTCCTTTAGCTAGAATGAAAAAAGGGGATTGGGTCTTGGTTTATTCTTCTAAAGAAAATTTCGGAGAAAAAGCTCCATATAAAAAATTCACTTCGATTGGACGCATTGTGGATGATTCGGTGTATTCTTTTCAAATGAGTCCTGATTTTTGTCCGTTTCGAAGGAACGTTACATACTATCATGCGGAAGAAGCGGATATTTTACCTTTGGTCCCATTTTTGGATTTTATTCCAAATAAAAAGTCCTGGGGTTTTCCGTTTCGTTTCGGATTTTTGGAAATCGGACCGAAAGATTTCGGCCTGATTTCGGAAAGGATGGGCATAAGTGTCGAAGGACAAAATATTCAGGTACGATAG
- a CDS encoding polyketide cyclase yields the protein MWKYEYKTTVKGIDAKSLWEARSDVSNWSKWDSDIEWTKIEGEVSVGKEFVLKPKGGFACKVLITESEKPFVFGDVTSLPGAKMKFIHFFKPSQEGTEIKVELSISGPLGFLWKKILGEEQAKGMEKEISRFAELVREGVR from the coding sequence ATGTGGAAGTATGAGTATAAAACAACTGTAAAAGGAATCGACGCAAAATCACTTTGGGAGGCCAGATCAGACGTTTCCAATTGGTCCAAATGGGATTCAGATATCGAGTGGACTAAGATAGAAGGAGAAGTCTCCGTCGGTAAAGAATTTGTTCTGAAGCCAAAGGGAGGATTTGCTTGTAAGGTTTTGATCACAGAATCTGAAAAACCTTTCGTATTCGGAGATGTAACCAGTCTTCCGGGAGCAAAGATGAAATTTATACATTTCTTTAAGCCCAGCCAAGAAGGGACAGAGATCAAAGTTGAGCTAAGCATTTCCGGGCCATTAGGATTTCTCTGGAAAAAAATCTTAGGAGAAGAGCAGGCAAAAGGGATGGAGAAAGAGATCAGTAGGTTTGCCGAACTGGTCCGGGAAGGAGTAAGATGA
- a CDS encoding esterase/lipase family protein: protein MLKRAKLMVAGVLFLAAGAVSASGGGSSTKPLAGAYPIVLTHGIFGWGKSTGIVDYWGGNAAYLQSQGATVLTPTVTATNSSASRASQLKTAIQTAMAANNYTGKVHILGHSQGGLDARYLVSNLSFASKVATLTTINTPHKGSPVASVIEAVIPSWALPYVGTVINALVGVVYGQSSQNVVAALKLLTVSGATTFNANVPNASGVKYFSYGSYMIGNDLIQHPAMGLIAPICSIGAPFYGQSIWNDGVVPDDSQRWGTWKGGPSYGILTTGVDHLEATNALYLGQTWYDTNGYYLKMASNAKSNQ from the coding sequence ATGTTAAAAAGAGCAAAGTTAATGGTAGCTGGGGTTCTATTCCTAGCAGCGGGAGCAGTGAGCGCATCTGGTGGAGGTTCTTCTACTAAACCTCTCGCAGGAGCTTATCCGATCGTATTGACTCATGGTATTTTCGGTTGGGGTAAATCTACTGGTATTGTTGACTATTGGGGCGGAAACGCAGCTTATCTTCAATCCCAAGGGGCCACTGTTCTTACTCCTACAGTCACCGCTACGAACTCTTCCGCATCTAGAGCTTCTCAGTTGAAAACAGCAATCCAAACTGCAATGGCAGCAAATAACTACACCGGAAAAGTCCATATCCTTGGACACTCTCAGGGTGGATTAGACGCTCGTTATCTTGTTTCGAATCTTAGTTTTGCAAGTAAAGTAGCAACTCTTACCACGATCAACACACCTCACAAAGGAAGTCCTGTTGCAAGCGTGATAGAAGCTGTGATCCCAAGTTGGGCTCTTCCTTATGTTGGAACCGTTATTAATGCATTGGTCGGAGTAGTTTATGGACAATCCAGCCAAAACGTTGTTGCTGCATTAAAACTTCTTACAGTAAGCGGAGCTACCACTTTCAATGCAAACGTTCCAAACGCTTCCGGAGTTAAGTATTTTTCTTATGGATCATATATGATCGGAAACGATCTGATCCAACACCCTGCGATGGGATTGATTGCACCTATTTGTTCCATCGGAGCTCCTTTCTATGGACAAAGTATTTGGAATGACGGAGTGGTTCCGGATGATTCTCAAAGATGGGGAACCTGGAAAGGTGGTCCTTCTTATGGGATCCTTACCACCGGTGTGGACCATTTAGAAGCAACCAATGCATTATACCTGGGACAGACCTGGTATGATACTAACGGTTATTACTTAAAAATGGCTTCCAACGCAAAAAGTAATCAATAA
- the typA gene encoding translational GTPase TypA codes for MEIRNIAIIAHVDHGKTTLLDGILRQTGAVTAKEDGERIMDSNDLEKEKGITIKAKNTAVVYKGTRINVVDTPGHADFGGEVERVLSTADSCLLLVDAFDGPMPQTRFVLGKSLQLGHRPILVINKIDRDGARPDAVVDMVFDLFSDLGATNEQLDFPIVYASAKQGWAVSKLEDAPGTNLDPLLDTVLSHVPPVKANIEAPLQFQVTSLDYNDYVGRIAIGKIYNGKLQKGMSVIQVSPKPNGRDETQVLKITKLYNFEGLKRNEIEEAEAGDIVSIAGLPDVFIGDTVCEPGKAAPMPAIEVEEPTVSMYFMVNNSPFASKEGKYVTTRNIRERLDRELETNVAMRLEETEDKDRFKVLGRGELHLSVLIETMRREGFELQVSRPEVIIKKGENGEKLEPYEYLVMDLPDQFTGSIIAELNRRKGELQLMDAHPSGMTRVEFVIPTRGIIGFRGFFVTETKGEGVASSRFLRFDTYKGEIPGRKNGALISMDSGETTGYALWKIQERGELLIDPQTPVYPGMIIGIHSRDNDLEVNPVKEKKLTNVRSSGADEAIRLVPPRKFSLEQNIEFLDDDELLEVTPQSMRLRKRHLDANARKRAAK; via the coding sequence ATGGAAATCCGCAATATCGCCATTATCGCACACGTTGACCACGGTAAAACAACCCTTCTAGACGGTATTTTACGCCAAACAGGCGCAGTTACCGCAAAAGAAGACGGTGAAAGAATCATGGATAGTAATGATCTCGAAAAAGAAAAAGGGATCACGATAAAGGCCAAAAACACAGCAGTTGTTTATAAAGGCACACGTATCAATGTAGTAGATACCCCAGGTCACGCGGACTTTGGAGGAGAGGTGGAGCGAGTACTTTCCACAGCCGATTCCTGTCTTCTTCTTGTAGACGCATTCGACGGACCCATGCCTCAAACCAGATTCGTATTAGGTAAGTCCTTACAATTAGGACATAGACCTATTTTAGTTATCAATAAAATTGATAGAGATGGAGCTCGTCCTGATGCTGTAGTCGATATGGTTTTCGACCTATTCAGCGATTTAGGAGCTACCAATGAACAATTGGATTTTCCTATCGTTTACGCTTCTGCAAAACAAGGTTGGGCAGTAAGCAAATTAGAAGATGCTCCCGGAACCAATTTGGATCCACTTTTAGATACTGTACTTTCTCATGTACCTCCTGTTAAAGCGAATATAGAGGCGCCTCTACAATTCCAAGTTACTTCTTTGGATTATAACGATTACGTAGGTCGTATCGCGATCGGTAAGATCTATAACGGTAAACTCCAAAAAGGAATGAGCGTAATCCAAGTTTCCCCTAAGCCAAATGGCAGGGACGAAACCCAAGTTTTAAAGATCACTAAACTTTATAACTTCGAAGGACTCAAAAGGAACGAGATCGAAGAGGCAGAAGCTGGAGATATCGTTTCTATCGCAGGACTACCCGATGTATTTATCGGGGACACAGTTTGTGAACCTGGTAAAGCAGCTCCAATGCCTGCAATCGAAGTAGAAGAACCAACCGTATCCATGTATTTTATGGTAAACAATTCTCCTTTTGCGAGTAAAGAAGGTAAGTACGTAACTACCAGAAATATCCGCGAACGTCTGGACAGAGAATTAGAAACAAACGTAGCAATGCGTTTGGAAGAAACGGAAGATAAAGACCGCTTCAAGGTTTTAGGCCGAGGAGAATTGCATCTTTCCGTACTCATCGAAACCATGAGAAGAGAAGGTTTCGAGCTTCAAGTTTCCCGCCCCGAGGTAATCATCAAGAAGGGAGAAAACGGAGAAAAACTGGAGCCTTATGAGTATCTAGTAATGGATTTACCGGACCAGTTCACCGGAAGTATTATTGCAGAGTTAAACCGCAGAAAGGGAGAGCTTCAGTTAATGGATGCTCATCCGTCCGGAATGACCAGAGTAGAATTCGTGATCCCTACCAGAGGTATTATCGGATTCAGAGGTTTTTTTGTCACAGAAACCAAGGGAGAAGGAGTGGCATCCAGCCGATTCCTTAGATTCGACACCTATAAAGGAGAAATTCCTGGAAGAAAGAACGGTGCGCTCATCTCCATGGACTCCGGGGAAACCACAGGATATGCACTTTGGAAAATCCAGGAAAGAGGAGAATTACTCATCGATCCTCAAACTCCAGTATATCCAGGAATGATCATAGGTATCCACTCCAGAGACAACGACTTGGAAGTGAACCCTGTAAAAGAGAAAAAATTGACCAACGTAAGATCTTCTGGGGCGGACGAAGCAATTAGACTTGTTCCTCCTCGCAAGTTCAGCTTAGAGCAGAACATCGAGTTCTTGGACGACGACGAACTTCTGGAAGTAACTCCTCAGAGTATGCGTCTTCGCAAAAGACATTTGGATGCAAACGCAAGAAAGCGCGCAGCTAAATAG
- a CDS encoding pirin family protein — MRYLIAKKKDLGDGFFVRRVLPQIDARQVGPFVFLDHMGPLPIKTGAEIVVRPHPHIGLATVTYLYDGVITHRDSLGKVEDIRPFEVNWMTAGSGIVHSERSKLDPEFNILEGIQTWVALPKEFEETSPEFFHHEREELPTVSGGGWELRLIAGSFMGEVSPVKVYSPLFYADLEVEAGAEVELPVPSEQEAGIYVARGKADAEGKIVSIGDMAIYPKGGAVKFRAEETSRIVLLGGTPLSTPRHMYWNFVSSSLERIEQAKLDWKEDRFAHVPGETERIPLPEH, encoded by the coding sequence ATGAGATATCTGATCGCTAAGAAAAAAGATTTGGGAGACGGTTTTTTTGTTCGAAGGGTGCTTCCTCAGATCGACGCCAGGCAGGTGGGGCCTTTTGTTTTTTTGGACCATATGGGTCCTCTTCCCATCAAGACAGGGGCAGAAATTGTAGTCCGCCCTCATCCTCATATCGGTTTGGCGACAGTCACGTATCTCTATGACGGAGTGATCACTCATAGAGATAGTCTCGGAAAGGTAGAAGATATCCGTCCTTTCGAAGTGAATTGGATGACCGCAGGTTCCGGGATTGTACATAGCGAAAGATCCAAACTGGATCCTGAATTTAATATTTTAGAAGGGATCCAAACCTGGGTGGCACTCCCCAAAGAATTCGAAGAAACTTCTCCTGAATTTTTCCATCATGAAAGAGAAGAATTGCCCACAGTCAGCGGTGGAGGTTGGGAGCTCAGACTAATTGCAGGTTCTTTTATGGGGGAAGTTTCTCCAGTAAAAGTATATTCTCCTTTATTCTATGCTGATCTAGAGGTGGAGGCCGGTGCAGAAGTAGAGCTGCCTGTCCCATCCGAACAAGAAGCAGGCATTTATGTTGCCAGAGGTAAAGCAGACGCAGAAGGAAAGATAGTCTCCATCGGGGATATGGCAATTTATCCAAAGGGCGGAGCGGTCAAATTCAGAGCAGAAGAAACTTCGCGCATTGTTCTACTTGGCGGAACTCCGCTTTCTACTCCAAGGCATATGTATTGGAACTTTGTATCCAGTTCTTTAGAAAGAATTGAACAAGCAAAATTGGATTGGAAAGAAGATCGATTTGCACATGTGCCAGGGGAGACTGAAAGGATCCCGTTGCCGGAACATTAA
- the rplU gene encoding 50S ribosomal protein L21, producing the protein MFAIISVGNRQFKVTQDLEFLTEKTGKNAGDTFDAKVLLFAENNKVHIGSPELKSAKVSLKVLEDVKGEKVRGYVYKKRKNSQRTWGHRQQLQKVKVVSLSAV; encoded by the coding sequence ATGTTCGCGATCATCTCTGTCGGCAACCGACAATTCAAAGTCACTCAGGATCTTGAATTCCTGACTGAAAAAACCGGTAAAAATGCCGGTGATACCTTCGATGCTAAGGTTCTACTATTTGCCGAAAATAATAAGGTACATATTGGATCTCCGGAGCTCAAATCCGCTAAAGTCTCCCTGAAAGTATTGGAAGATGTAAAGGGAGAAAAAGTAAGAGGATACGTTTACAAAAAACGTAAAAACTCTCAGAGAACCTGGGGACACAGACAACAACTGCAAAAAGTTAAGGTAGTTTCTCTTTCGGCAGTTTGA
- a CDS encoding ribosomal-processing cysteine protease Prp, with the protein MIRIKVLRKGEEILGLESSGHASKMHGSKGQNLLCAAVGVLVQTLYLHLSKKGLAEEAVIGDGLLDFKIVSGKTTDPVVLTGFDLVKSGLVNLKEQYPSEIELIGE; encoded by the coding sequence TTGATCCGTATTAAGGTACTCCGAAAAGGAGAAGAAATCCTTGGTTTGGAATCCTCCGGGCACGCTTCTAAGATGCACGGATCCAAAGGACAAAATCTTCTCTGCGCCGCTGTCGGAGTACTCGTCCAAACTCTTTACTTGCATTTAAGCAAGAAAGGTTTAGCAGAAGAGGCGGTAATCGGAGACGGACTCTTGGACTTCAAGATCGTCTCCGGAAAAACAACCGATCCAGTGGTTCTTACAGGTTTCGATCTTGTAAAAAGCGGATTGGTCAACTTGAAGGAACAATATCCTTCGGAAATTGAACTCATAGGAGAATAA
- the rpmA gene encoding 50S ribosomal protein L27 encodes MAHKKGGGSSKNGRDSQSKRLGVKRFGGELVLAGNILVRQRGTRLNPGRNVGVGKDHTLYSLVEGHVKFEQVSKTKMQVSVYPK; translated from the coding sequence ATGGCACATAAGAAAGGTGGCGGTTCATCCAAAAACGGACGCGATTCCCAATCCAAACGTCTTGGTGTAAAACGTTTCGGAGGAGAGTTGGTTTTAGCGGGCAATATTCTTGTTCGTCAAAGAGGAACCAGACTGAATCCAGGAAGAAACGTGGGTGTAGGTAAAGATCACACACTTTACTCTCTCGTCGAAGGTCACGTTAAATTTGAGCAAGTTTCCAAAACTAAAATGCAAGTTTCCGTTTACCCGAAATAA
- the obgE gene encoding GTPase ObgE, which yields MEKFLDEVLIEVTAGHGGAGSMHFRREKYVEFGGPDGGDGGIGGNIIMRANLSMVTLDRYLTKRRFRAQDGFPGEGNERSGKKGEDLILFVPLGTQVFDEESGELLYDFVKDDGEFLVVKGGRGGKGNTHFKSSTHQTPKFSQPGEDGEYKHLRLSLKLLADVGIVGLPNAGKSTLLSKITEAHPKIAGYAFTTLAPNLGVVKRKGDIYRYTMADIPGIIEGASKGVGLGLSFLRHIERVKGILYVFDAAALDIIEDFKMLQAELRSYNPELLNRPHLIVLNKIDIWEDQSFTEELLKSVSSLGRVIPISAQNETNLEELLSVMDSTFFQKELEELHFNEEKKEEHREDSDEQK from the coding sequence ATGGAAAAGTTTTTAGATGAAGTTTTGATCGAAGTTACCGCCGGACATGGTGGAGCCGGATCCATGCATTTCAGAAGAGAGAAATATGTGGAATTCGGAGGACCCGATGGCGGTGACGGAGGAATTGGCGGCAATATTATTATGCGCGCTAACCTTTCCATGGTTACCCTAGATCGTTATCTTACCAAAAGAAGATTTAGAGCACAAGATGGTTTTCCCGGAGAAGGTAACGAAAGATCCGGCAAAAAGGGAGAAGATCTGATTCTTTTTGTTCCATTGGGAACTCAAGTATTCGACGAAGAAAGCGGAGAACTACTTTACGATTTTGTAAAGGACGACGGAGAATTTCTGGTTGTCAAAGGAGGAAGAGGAGGAAAAGGAAACACCCATTTCAAATCTTCTACCCACCAAACTCCTAAATTTTCTCAACCTGGAGAAGATGGAGAATATAAACATCTACGTTTAAGCCTCAAACTTTTGGCAGACGTTGGAATTGTAGGACTTCCTAATGCAGGCAAGTCCACCCTACTTTCTAAAATTACGGAAGCCCACCCTAAGATCGCAGGATATGCATTCACTACTCTTGCTCCCAACCTAGGCGTTGTGAAAAGAAAGGGAGATATCTACCGCTATACTATGGCGGATATTCCCGGGATTATAGAAGGCGCGAGTAAAGGTGTGGGCCTTGGGCTTTCCTTTTTAAGACATATAGAAAGAGTAAAAGGTATATTATACGTTTTTGATGCAGCCGCATTAGATATTATAGAAGATTTCAAAATGCTCCAAGCAGAGTTGAGATCATATAATCCGGAACTTCTGAACCGACCACATTTGATCGTTTTAAATAAAATAGATATCTGGGAAGACCAGAGTTTTACGGAAGAATTACTCAAGTCAGTTTCTTCTTTGGGCAGAGTGATCCCCATTTCCGCTCAAAACGAGACCAACTTAGAAGAATTACTTTCCGTAATGGACTCCACATTCTTCCAAAAAGAACTGGAAGAATTACATTTTAACGAAGAAAAAAAAGAAGAACACCGGGAAGATTCGGATGAACAGAAATGA
- the proB gene encoding glutamate 5-kinase, whose amino-acid sequence MRMNRNDLNERIKTSNKIVIKIGSARLSGSEEEVNDFLFSLVSDIRHLRDLGKQVILVSSGAIARGRKLLSTLPNSAEAGESLPEKQALAAMGQNRLVNLYDSFFSKVNLPIAQILFGVLDMENPEGFKNLKNTFGQLLNWGILPIVNENDSVATEEVKFGDNDVLSAIVSLIVEADLLIILTGVEGFLKDGKLLPFLEEVGKSELSQAGGPSGPGTGGMYTKLKAASISSEAGIPCGIIDGNLKNCVREFIEKNTLGTLVVSNGKKKHFTEDEIKSILRAKRNGGQE is encoded by the coding sequence ATTCGGATGAACAGAAATGATCTGAACGAGAGAATCAAAACATCCAACAAAATAGTAATTAAAATAGGTTCCGCAAGACTTTCAGGCTCCGAAGAGGAAGTGAACGATTTCCTTTTCAGTTTAGTTTCGGACATACGGCATTTAAGGGACCTTGGAAAACAAGTGATCCTAGTTTCCTCCGGAGCGATCGCGAGAGGGAGAAAACTTTTATCCACACTTCCGAATTCCGCCGAAGCCGGAGAATCTCTTCCGGAAAAGCAAGCTCTGGCTGCCATGGGCCAAAACCGCTTGGTGAACTTATACGATAGTTTTTTTTCCAAGGTAAATCTTCCGATCGCTCAGATACTTTTCGGTGTTCTCGATATGGAGAATCCGGAAGGATTTAAAAATCTGAAAAACACCTTCGGGCAACTTCTGAATTGGGGCATTTTACCGATCGTAAACGAGAACGACTCTGTCGCCACCGAAGAAGTAAAATTCGGAGATAACGACGTTCTTTCCGCGATAGTAAGTCTAATCGTAGAAGCGGATCTTCTGATCATACTCACAGGTGTGGAAGGCTTTTTGAAAGACGGGAAACTTCTCCCTTTCTTGGAAGAAGTAGGAAAGTCCGAACTTTCCCAAGCGGGAGGTCCGAGCGGTCCCGGTACCGGAGGAATGTATACAAAACTTAAGGCAGCTTCTATCTCCAGCGAGGCAGGAATTCCTTGCGGGATCATAGACGGGAATCTCAAAAATTGCGTGCGTGAGTTTATAGAAAAGAATACACTCGGGACATTGGTTGTCTCTAACGGTAAGAAGAAACATTTTACGGAGGATGAAATTAAATCCATTCTCCGAGCCAAACGTAACGGAGGCCAGGAATGA
- a CDS encoding glutamate-5-semialdehyde dehydrogenase yields MIQRSAESIYVDELCKSAKDAYRQIRSINTSKKNKVLEKLSEALISRKSEILKENAKDLEAGKSKGLSSALLDRLTLDEKRIQGLANAVLEIKALPDPVGETVRGATLPNGIRLNTKRVPLGVVMVIYESRPNVTIDVGALSFKSGNACILRGGSEAIHSNTILAKIFQDCLKEEGLPSNAVTFVDRTEREYMIPFLKQTSYIDIVVPRGGEGLIRFVSENSLIPVVKHDKGVVNLYIDKSADPKKVLPIAVNSKVQRPGVCNAAENLIIHSEYPYIKELLEELASKGVQLLLDPRSLAIFPKGQAVKEEDYLEEFLDLRFSVKTVDKIEEAIEFIESTSSGHTEAIVTEDLSAANFFSRSLDSAAIFVNISTRFHDGGEFGLGAEVGISTGKLHVRGPMGLVHLTTTTTYAEGEGQVRG; encoded by the coding sequence ATGATCCAAAGATCCGCAGAATCCATCTACGTGGACGAACTTTGTAAATCCGCGAAAGATGCTTATAGGCAAATTCGATCCATCAACACTTCCAAAAAGAATAAGGTTTTGGAAAAACTCAGCGAAGCTTTGATCTCCAGAAAATCCGAAATTTTAAAAGAGAATGCAAAAGACCTGGAAGCGGGAAAATCTAAAGGACTATCTTCCGCACTCTTAGACAGATTAACTTTGGACGAAAAAAGGATCCAAGGCCTCGCTAACGCAGTTTTAGAGATCAAAGCGCTTCCGGATCCTGTCGGAGAAACAGTAAGAGGGGCTACTCTTCCAAATGGAATTCGATTAAACACTAAAAGAGTTCCGCTGGGCGTAGTCATGGTGATCTACGAATCTAGGCCAAATGTTACCATCGATGTGGGAGCTTTATCTTTCAAATCGGGAAACGCCTGTATTTTGCGCGGAGGTTCGGAAGCGATCCACTCGAATACGATCCTCGCTAAAATTTTCCAAGATTGTTTAAAAGAAGAAGGTTTACCTTCCAATGCTGTAACCTTCGTAGATAGAACGGAGAGAGAATATATGATCCCTTTCCTGAAACAAACTTCTTATATAGATATAGTGGTTCCAAGAGGAGGAGAAGGTCTCATCCGTTTTGTTTCGGAAAATTCTTTGATCCCTGTGGTAAAACATGATAAGGGAGTGGTGAATCTTTATATAGATAAGTCCGCGGATCCTAAAAAAGTTTTACCGATTGCAGTAAATTCCAAAGTACAAAGACCCGGAGTTTGTAATGCTGCGGAAAACTTAATTATACATTCCGAATATCCTTATATTAAAGAACTTTTGGAAGAACTCGCATCAAAAGGTGTACAACTTCTTTTAGATCCGAGATCACTTGCCATTTTTCCAAAAGGACAAGCAGTCAAGGAAGAAGATTACTTAGAGGAATTTTTAGATCTAAGATTCTCCGTAAAAACTGTGGATAAGATAGAAGAAGCGATCGAATTCATAGAGTCAACCAGCTCGGGTCACACGGAAGCAATCGTAACGGAAGATCTAAGTGCGGCGAATTTTTTCAGCCGTTCCTTGGATTCCGCCGCGATCTTTGTGAATATCTCTACTCGTTTTCATGACGGAGGAGAATTCGGACTTGGGGCCGAAGTTGGAATTTCAACTGGAAAACTGCATGTAAGAGGTCCGATGGGATTAGTACATCTTACAACCACTACTACTTATGCGGAAGGAGAAGGACAGGTCCGAGGATAA
- a CDS encoding nicotinate-nicotinamide nucleotide adenylyltransferase: MNSSGLVGVFGGSFDPPHLGHAEVASSFWENFPNAKELLIVPNHTSPWKLNKKTSPDIILDLVRTQFRNFPNTRVWDWEIKRDTPSYTEETILELLKVQPGAKLSLLIGEDNYSEFHRWKNWENILHNVYSILVFRRFSESIPPNKHLQKFQNKIVFLQNRIIEAASVNLREELPKCILENRKPIALSDEVWDIILKNRSYI, encoded by the coding sequence ATGAACTCTTCCGGTCTGGTCGGAGTTTTTGGCGGGAGTTTTGACCCTCCTCATCTAGGTCATGCTGAAGTTGCGTCCAGCTTTTGGGAAAATTTTCCGAACGCGAAAGAACTTCTGATCGTTCCGAACCACACTTCTCCTTGGAAACTGAATAAAAAAACTTCGCCGGATATTATCTTAGATCTGGTTCGGACACAGTTCCGAAATTTTCCGAATACGAGAGTCTGGGATTGGGAGATCAAAAGGGACACTCCCAGTTACACAGAAGAAACTATTTTAGAACTTTTGAAAGTTCAACCTGGCGCAAAACTTTCCCTGTTGATCGGAGAGGACAATTATTCAGAATTCCATAGGTGGAAAAACTGGGAGAATATCCTGCACAATGTCTATTCTATTTTAGTTTTTAGAAGATTTTCAGAATCTATTCCTCCAAATAAGCACCTACAAAAGTTCCAAAATAAGATCGTGTTTTTACAAAACAGAATTATAGAAGCTGCTTCCGTAAATTTAAGAGAAGAACTTCCTAAATGTATTTTGGAAAATAGGAAACCGATTGCATTGTCGGATGAAGTATGGGATATCATACTTAAAAATAGATCTTACATTTGA
- the yqeK gene encoding bis(5'-nucleosyl)-tetraphosphatase (symmetrical) YqeK, whose amino-acid sequence MLPNTTPEQIEFFSNIVPKEITKTRWEHSLKVAEIAEELATVHSPNETKEAYLAGVVHDITKQKTKEFHLELFAKLGDLESPKLPEAAWHSRSAVYYLETEYGLKTRSVLDAVKHHTLGGEDLNLLDHILYAADFLGSEFAERQKEYSEWRNKAKENLYFAVLNKAIHTMQNLLDHKKEIHKRTISMYHFALGKLSN is encoded by the coding sequence ATGCTTCCAAACACTACTCCAGAACAGATTGAATTTTTTTCAAATATCGTTCCAAAAGAGATCACTAAAACTCGCTGGGAACATAGTCTTAAGGTAGCCGAGATCGCAGAAGAACTCGCAACTGTTCATTCTCCGAATGAAACTAAAGAAGCATATTTGGCAGGTGTAGTTCACGATATCACTAAACAAAAGACCAAAGAATTCCATCTGGAACTTTTCGCAAAATTAGGCGACTTAGAATCTCCCAAACTTCCGGAAGCGGCCTGGCATTCCAGATCCGCTGTATACTATCTGGAAACGGAATACGGTTTAAAAACAAGATCCGTTTTAGATGCGGTCAAACACCATACACTCGGCGGAGAGGATCTCAATCTTTTAGATCATATATTATATGCAGCCGATTTTTTAGGTTCCGAGTTTGCAGAAAGGCAAAAGGAATATTCGGAATGGAGAAACAAGGCCAAAGAGAATCTTTACTTTGCCGTTTTAAATAAGGCGATCCATACGATGCAAAACCTTTTGGATCACAAAAAGGAAATCCATAAAAGAACGATCTCTATGTATCATTTCGCCTTGGGAAAATTATCCAATTGA